In Candidatus Paceibacterota bacterium, the following are encoded in one genomic region:
- a CDS encoding DUF4055 domain-containing protein: MAVNATHPDYDAGAVEWSRARDVLAGEDAVKAGGEKYLPRLDSMTDEEFSAYVKRASYFNASARTSEAYLGLMFRRPPFLKLPNDGAGVGRAMAEFQNDADMLGTTLTGYAKMVVGDVIGLGRAGSLVDWEDEVEQRAYVVFYRAEQVINWRVERVNGRNVPTLIVLKEHAVAQPGPDDDGFTLQLVDQMRVLKLVPGESADLAGKRDYHCQVELWQPKKTQRRGAKVEWQLIETRTPLRLGKPLPLIPFVFHGSRHSRPDVERGPLEDIIAVNLDHYRLNADFKHGLHFTALPTAWVSGFDKGASLRIGSSTAWVSETPGATAGFLEFTGQGLTTFERAMDRDERLMSILGSRMLEDMKKVGETATAIELRQAGEYSILGNVALSVSESLTQVLRWVYWWNSTEELPDDVKGEQVLMTLNTDFSTKGLASQDIQAIVAAWQAGAISQDSMYDLFRRGEVLPEGRTNTEEAALIEQQRREDAKKTLANGTNGQSQMADGKTNGAPNGSALAA; the protein is encoded by the coding sequence ATGGCCGTAAATGCGACTCATCCTGATTACGACGCCGGGGCCGTGGAATGGTCCCGCGCGCGTGATGTCCTTGCCGGCGAAGATGCCGTCAAGGCTGGCGGGGAGAAGTATCTGCCTCGGCTGGACTCGATGACGGATGAGGAGTTCTCGGCCTATGTGAAGCGGGCTTCATACTTCAACGCCAGCGCGCGCACCTCTGAGGCTTACCTCGGTTTGATGTTCCGGCGTCCGCCCTTTTTGAAGCTGCCGAACGATGGCGCCGGCGTGGGCCGGGCGATGGCGGAGTTCCAGAACGACGCGGATATGCTGGGCACCACCCTGACCGGCTACGCGAAGATGGTCGTGGGTGATGTGATCGGACTTGGTCGCGCCGGCTCGTTGGTGGACTGGGAGGACGAAGTCGAGCAGCGGGCGTATGTGGTCTTCTACCGCGCCGAGCAGGTCATCAATTGGCGGGTGGAGCGGGTAAATGGCCGCAACGTGCCGACGCTGATCGTGCTGAAGGAACATGCCGTCGCCCAGCCCGGCCCGGATGATGATGGATTTACGCTGCAGCTCGTGGATCAGATGCGTGTCCTGAAGCTGGTGCCCGGCGAGTCGGCAGATCTTGCTGGCAAGCGGGACTACCACTGCCAGGTTGAGCTTTGGCAGCCGAAGAAAACGCAGCGCAGGGGCGCCAAGGTTGAGTGGCAGTTGATCGAAACGAGGACGCCGTTGAGGCTGGGCAAGCCGCTGCCGCTGATTCCGTTTGTGTTCCACGGGTCGCGGCATTCGCGGCCGGATGTGGAGCGTGGTCCGCTGGAGGACATCATCGCGGTGAACCTGGACCATTACCGTCTCAACGCTGACTTCAAGCATGGGCTCCATTTCACCGCGCTGCCCACGGCCTGGGTGAGCGGGTTCGATAAGGGTGCTTCGCTGCGGATTGGCTCGAGCACGGCCTGGGTATCGGAGACGCCGGGTGCCACTGCTGGGTTCCTGGAGTTCACCGGTCAGGGGCTGACGACTTTCGAGCGCGCGATGGACCGTGATGAGCGGCTCATGTCGATCCTGGGCTCCCGGATGCTGGAGGACATGAAGAAGGTCGGTGAGACCGCGACTGCGATCGAGCTCAGGCAGGCTGGGGAATACAGCATTCTCGGCAACGTGGCGTTGAGTGTAAGCGAGTCGCTGACGCAGGTTCTGCGCTGGGTTTATTGGTGGAACTCGACCGAGGAACTGCCGGACGACGTGAAAGGCGAGCAGGTGCTGATGACGCTCAACACTGATTTCAGCACGAAGGGTCTGGCGAGCCAGGACATTCAAGCCATCGTCGCAGCTTGGCAGGCAGGTGCGATCAGCCAGGACAGCATGTATGACCTTTTCCGCCGTGGTGAGGTCCTGCCTGAGGGCAGGACGAATACCGAAGAGGCGGCGCTGATTGAACAGCAAAGGCGCGAAGACGCGAAGAAGACTTTAGCGAATGGCACGAATGGCCAATCGCAAATGGCAGATGGCAAAACCAACGGCGCGCCCAACGGTAGCGCCTTAGCTGCGTGA
- a CDS encoding macro domain-containing protein, translating into MPAQTQIGKTVLRLVTGDIADQDTDAVVTAAHYRLNKGAGTDGTIHTKGGPKIYEECRRIGGCPIGGAVITTGGNLKARHVIHAVGPVWRGGDEDEPETLASAYRRSLQVAVENGLHSISIPSISTGAFGYPLRLAAPVALKTIMDFLEKEPHDLQEVRVVLYTREQDTAYELFAQELARVLSHRASAVKNSTPPPK; encoded by the coding sequence ATGCCCGCGCAGACGCAAATCGGAAAGACAGTGCTCCGCCTTGTGACCGGCGATATCGCCGACCAGGACACCGATGCGGTAGTCACCGCGGCGCACTATCGCCTGAACAAGGGCGCCGGCACTGACGGCACGATCCACACCAAAGGTGGCCCCAAGATCTATGAGGAGTGCCGCCGCATCGGCGGTTGCCCCATCGGCGGTGCGGTTATCACGACCGGCGGCAACCTCAAAGCCCGTCACGTCATTCATGCCGTCGGCCCGGTATGGCGAGGCGGCGACGAAGACGAGCCCGAGACATTAGCGAGCGCGTACCGCCGAAGTCTGCAGGTGGCGGTTGAGAACGGGTTACACAGCATCTCGATCCCATCTATTTCTACCGGGGCGTTTGGTTACCCATTGCGCCTCGCAGCTCCAGTTGCGCTAAAGACAATAATGGACTTTCTGGAGAAGGAGCCGCACGACCTTCAGGAGGTCCGGGTCGTGCTCTACACCCGAGAGCAGGACACAGCCTACGAGCTGTTTGCACAGGAGCTTGCGCGGGTACTTTCCCATAGGGCGTCGGCAGTCAAGAACTCCACACCACCCCCCAAGTGA